The following are encoded in a window of Cydia strobilella chromosome 1, ilCydStro3.1, whole genome shotgun sequence genomic DNA:
- the LOC134756151 gene encoding DNA-directed RNA polymerases I, II, and III subunit RPABC2: MADEEYEADDAGADYDDIAEEDDNIEEAEEQEEEGYNVQCLAPGQAGGGVEKSKRITTRYMTKYERARVLGTRALQIAMCAPVMVELEGETDPLQIAMKELKQRKIPIIIRRYLPDHSYEDWSIDELIIIDH, from the exons ATGGCTGATGAGGAATATGAAGCTGATGACGCGGGGGCAGACTACGATGATATCGCCGAAGAAGATGACAACATCGAAGAAGCCGAGGAGCAAGAGGAGGAGGGCTACAACGTGCAGTGTCTAGCTCCCGGCCAGGCTGGGGGAGGAGTGGAGAAATCTAAAAGAATTACCACCCGGTATATGACGAAATACGAACGAGCTAGAGTCTTGG GTACTAGAGCACTTCAAATAGCCATGTGTGCCCCTGTGATGGTCGAGCTGGAAGGTGAAACCGACCCCCTGCAGATAGCCATGAAGGAACTCAAGCAACGGAAAATTCCCATTATCATCCGAAGATACCTCCCTGACCATTCCTATGAAGACTGGAGCATTGACGAACTGATTATCATTGATCATTAG
- the LOC134756162 gene encoding small ribosomal subunit protein eS27, which translates to MPLAVDLLHPTPASERRKHKLKRLVPHPNSYFMDVKCPGCYKITTVFSHAQRVVVCAGCSTILCQPTGGRARLTEGCSFRRKQH; encoded by the exons ATGCCG CTCGCAGTGGACCTATTGCACCCAACTCCCGCCTCGGAGAGAAGGAAGCATAAATTGAAGAGGCTGGTGCCCCATCCTAACTCATATTTTATGGATGTGAAATGCCCCGGCTGCTACAAAATCACGACGGTATTCAGTCACGCTCAAAGGGTGGTCGTCTGCGCCGGTTGCTCGACGATACTCTGCCAGCCCACTGGAGGTCGTGCCAGACTAACTGAAG GATGTTCGTTTAGGAGAAAACAACACTGA